TCATCGTGGCGTTTTTTATATTCTGCTTTTTGCCCTTCGTTGAGGTACATTTTAAATGCTAATCGTTGCATGCTTTTTCAATTATTGATAAAGTTGTTTAAAGCGTATTCACAAAATCACTTTTAGCAATACCCATAATTATTACCGACAGCAAAATCAAACCAATTCCCCAGTAAATAGTAGCTTTTGTTTTATTAGAAACACCTGACCATTCTTTACGCCAGAATCCCCAAAAGTTTGCAGTAAGAATAATGGTTGACATATGCAGAATCCACGAACTCGCTCCATTGCCAATTTTGGTTTCTCCCATTCCGTAGAAAAAGAATTGTAAAAACCAGGTAGTTCCGGCCAGTGCACAGAAAAGGTAATTCTTTAAAAGTGGAGTTTTGGCATCAACAAAATCACGCCCTGTTTTATTTTTAAGGATTAAGGCAACCGACCAAATTAGGTTGGTGGTTAATCCTCCCCACAGAATTACCAGGAATATGATGTTGTTTTCGAACAAATATTTGCCATCGCTAACAAAAGCGAAATTATTAGTAACCGCAATTTCGCGCACTGCCTCGCCCATTTCTTTTCCTGCATCAATTCCGAAGCTAAAGAATGCACTTAAAACTCCGGAGATTACGGCAATTACTAAACCTTTTGTTAGTTTAAACTCGGTATTTACGCCTTCTTTTACATCCGCTAACTCTTTGTCTTTCATCAGCCCTGCCTTGCCACAAAGCACAATTCCAACCATCAAGACTAAAATGCCGAATAAAATAATCCGACCACTGGTGCTTGCCAGCATATCGGTAAATGAATCTCCTACAGGTAAAACTTCGCCCAAATTGCCAATATTACGTAAAATGGGCAGCCCCAGAGACCCCACCAACGATGTAATTCCGAGCAAAACAGAATTCCCCAGCGACATTCCAAGATATCGAATTCCAAGGCCGTAGGTTAAACCACCAATTCCCCACATTAACCCAAGAAAGTAGGTTAAACGTACGGTTGACGAATCGGTTTCTGATAAAATATCCTGCCATCCCGGAGAGGTTAACACAGTTGCGATGTATGGCATAATCAGCCACGAAAATAACCCTCCTACTATCCAATATATTTCCCAGCGCCACTTTCGTACCAAATTATAAGGCATGTACCAACTTCCTGATGATGCACCGCCTAAGGAGTGAAAAAGAATTCCAAGAATTGCATTCATAATGCTAGTTTTTAAGTTTTATTGATTTAAAATTAGACTTCAAAAGTATTTGTAAAACAAGAGCTAAACAATAGCTGTTTTGGCAGTTTTTTTATATATATTGGCACTAATTTATGAAAGACTACTTTAAATACCTCACAACCGCCGATGAGGATATTGACTGGGGCTTATACCTGAATGTTGCAGGCACTTCAGGCATTGCCCCCAAAACACTGTACCCTCCGCAGGAACACCCTTCAGAATACTTTTTCAGCTGGGAAACAGGCCGTATTTTACAAGAATACCAATTAAACTACATTACTAAAGGCACTGGTATATACGAAAATAAATATGGAAAATTCCAGGTAAAACCCGGAAGTATTATGCTTATATTTCCGAATGAGTGGCACCGCTACCGGCCAATTAGAACCAGCGGCTGGACCGAAAACTATGTTGGTTTTAATGGGCGGATCGCTAACGAATTATTAAAACATAAAATCTTTAATCCGAAACAACCGGTTATCAATTGTGGCATAAAAGAAGAAATAATTGACACCTATTTAAAGATTTATGATTTGGTGGAAAAAGAACGCCCCGGATTTCAACAGGTGGCTTCCGGAATGGTGGTAAAATTGCTCGGTTATATTGTTTCGTTTGAAAAACGAAAAGAGTTTTCAGGAAAACCCATTGCCAAAGTAATTGAACAGGTAAGGTTTTTAATGCGCCAAAAC
Above is a genomic segment from uncultured Draconibacterium sp. containing:
- a CDS encoding L-rhamnose/proton symporter RhaT; this translates as MNAILGILFHSLGGASSGSWYMPYNLVRKWRWEIYWIVGGLFSWLIMPYIATVLTSPGWQDILSETDSSTVRLTYFLGLMWGIGGLTYGLGIRYLGMSLGNSVLLGITSLVGSLGLPILRNIGNLGEVLPVGDSFTDMLASTSGRIILFGILVLMVGIVLCGKAGLMKDKELADVKEGVNTEFKLTKGLVIAVISGVLSAFFSFGIDAGKEMGEAVREIAVTNNFAFVSDGKYLFENNIIFLVILWGGLTTNLIWSVALILKNKTGRDFVDAKTPLLKNYLFCALAGTTWFLQFFFYGMGETKIGNGASSWILHMSTIILTANFWGFWRKEWSGVSNKTKATIYWGIGLILLSVIIMGIAKSDFVNTL
- a CDS encoding AraC family transcriptional regulator, translated to MKDYFKYLTTADEDIDWGLYLNVAGTSGIAPKTLYPPQEHPSEYFFSWETGRILQEYQLNYITKGTGIYENKYGKFQVKPGSIMLIFPNEWHRYRPIRTSGWTENYVGFNGRIANELLKHKIFNPKQPVINCGIKEEIIDTYLKIYDLVEKERPGFQQVASGMVVKLLGYIVSFEKRKEFSGKPIAKVIEQVRFLMRQNIETEYNMEELARVHHVGYSYFRKMFKKYTGVSPAQYHLQLRIIRAKELLVSTDKNISEIAIQLGFQNVYHFSMLFKKKTGMSPSEFRKRLN